From Drosophila gunungcola strain Sukarami chromosome X unlocalized genomic scaffold, Dgunungcola_SK_2 000038F, whole genome shotgun sequence, a single genomic window includes:
- the LOC128260744 gene encoding cytochrome b-c1 complex subunit 7, giving the protein MSSYIARRGPAVLSNLGRWAYNLSGFNQYGLHRDDCLYENEDVKEAVRRLPRKLYDERNYRIMRALHLSMTKAILPKEQWTKYEEDVKYLEPYLNEVVKEREEREDWDKIH; this is encoded by the exons ATGTCGAGCTATATTGCCAGGAGGGGCCCAGCAGTTCTCT CTAATCTGGGTAGATGGGCCTACAACCTTTCCGGATTCAACCAATACG GTCTGCACCGTGACGATTGTCTGTACGAGAACGAGGACGTGAAAGAGGCCGTGCGCCGCCTGCCCCGCAAGTTGTACGACGAGCGCAACTACCGCATTATGCGGGCCCTCCATCTGTCAATGACTAAGGCAATCCTGCCGAAGGAGCAGTGGACCAAGTACGAGGAGGACGTCAAGTACCTGGAGCCCTATCTGAATGAGGTCGTGAAAGAGCGCGAGGAGCGTGAGGACTGGGACAAGATCCACTAA